One Aegilops tauschii subsp. strangulata cultivar AL8/78 chromosome 7, Aet v6.0, whole genome shotgun sequence genomic window carries:
- the LOC109784470 gene encoding aspartyl protease family protein At5g10770-like translates to MASAVPCLLLCLLVLAPHLGSSYRTGSINGGKHVITRDGNGLPVTHRLSPCSPSAAGLSQSMPSVGHASSRDALRLRGLLDESADSPGLTIPSTGTPLVDLPDAPEYHVVVGLGTPAQNITVGFDTATIGATLLQCKPCAAGDPCDKVFNPSHSLSSTLYDIPCGRTWEGCPITRCTTPGCSFRVTHNGSLVFNATMEKDTLTVAPSVHVRGFRFLCMEMMSEVPADGTSGVLDLSRNRYSLASRVSLSPDTVAFSYCLPRGAESQGFLSFGTSRPELAGRRVSYATLHSRSPRRNLYFLRLIGVSIGGVDLPIAAEALAGDALVEVQTTFTYLKPKVYEDLREVFRLSMSSYKVAPSSGELDTCYDFTGLNGVDVPTITLSFEGGASLELGFEQMMYFSDPHNIFSVACLAFAPAPAYGSGVSVIGSLAQAYTEVVYDLREGKVGFVDNRC, encoded by the exons ATGGCTTCCGCCGTTCCCTGTCTGCTCTTGTGCTTGCTCGTTCTTGCTCCTCATCTCGGCAGCTCCTACCGCACAGGCTCCATCAATGGTGGGAAGCATGTCATCACCC GAGATGGCAATGGACTGCCGGTGACGCATCGGCTGAGCCCGTGCTCACCTTCTGCCGCCGGTCTGAGCCAGAGCATGCCCTCGGTCGGCCACGCCTCCAGCCGCGACGCCCTCCGCCTACGCGGGCTCCTCGACGAGTCGGCGGACAGTCCTGGTCTGACGATCCCCTCGACCGGCACCCCCCTGGTGGATCTTCCGGACGCACCGGAATACCACGTCGTCGTCGGCTTGGGCACTCCGGCGCAGAACATCACCGTCGGATTCGACACGGCCACCATCGGAGCCACGCTTCTCCAGTGCAAGCCATGCGCCGCCGGGGACCCATGCGACAAGGTCTTCAACCCGTCCCACTCCCTGTCATCAACCCTTTACGACATTCCATGCGGCAGGACATGGGAAGGCTGCCCCATTACCCGTTGCACCACCCCCGGCTGCTCGTTCCGCGTGACACACAACGGCTCCCTCGTGTTCAACGCCACCATGGAGAAGGACACCCTCACGGTGGCGCCGTCGGTCCACGTGCGCGGCTTCAGGTTCCTTTGCATGGAGATGATGAGCGAGGTGCCGGCGGACGGCACGTCGGGAGTCCTCGACCTCAGCAGGAACCGCTACTCGCTGGCCTCACGGGTCAGTCTGTCCCCGGACACGGTCGCCTTCTCCTACTGCCTGCCGAGGGGCGCCGAGTCCCAGGGCTTCCTCTCCTTCGGCACCAGCCGGCCGGAGCTCGCCGGCCGCCGCGTGAGCTACGCCACCCTGCACAGCAGATCCCCCCGCCGGAACCTCTATTTCCTGAGGCTCATCGGCGTGAGCATCGGCGGGGTGGACCTCCCGATCGCCGCTGAGGCGCTCGCCGGCGACGCGCTGGTCGAGGTGCAGACGACTTTCACCTACCTGAAGCCGAAAGTGTACGAGGACCTGCGCGAGGTGTTCAGGTTGTCGATGAGCAGTTACAAGGTGGCGCCGTCGTCCGGCGAGCTCGACACGTGCTACGACTTCACCGGCCTGAACGGCGTCGACGTGCCGACCATCACGCTCAGCTTCGAGGGCGGCGCGAGCCTGGAGCTCGGGTTTGAACAGATGATGTACTTTAGCGACCCCCACAACATCTTCTCGGTGGCGTGCCTCGCGttcgcgccggcgccggcgtACGGGTCGGGCGTCTCCGTCATCGGGTCGCTGGCGCAGGCGTACACGGAGGTGGTCTACGATCTACGTGAGGGCAAGGTCGGGTTCGTCGACAACCGCTGCTGA